The following proteins come from a genomic window of Pseudomonas sp. WJP1:
- a CDS encoding NAD(P)/FAD-dependent oxidoreductase — MSQADFIIIGGGIAGASTGFWLSQHSRVIVLERESHPAYHSTGRSAALYTAAYGTPQVRALTQASRDFFDAPPAGFCEHPLLTPRGEMTVDFTGDPAELKNQYLSAKATVPEMQLLSAEEACVRLPILRREKVHGAIYDPTASDIDTDALHQGYLRGIRRNQGEVHTDAEVLSLTRDAAGLWQVQTQGQTFSAPVIINAAGAWADKIGEMAGARPLGLQPKRRAAFIFAGPEGVDIHHWPMLVSLDESFYMKPDAGMFLGSPANADPVEPHDVQPEELDIAMGIYQIEEATTLTIRRPTRTWAGLRSFVSDGDLLSGFDSQVPGLFWVAAQGGYGIQTSPAMGQASAALVRGEPLPEPLTRFGLNAGMLSPARLG, encoded by the coding sequence TGGCTGTCGCAGCACAGTCGCGTAATCGTGCTCGAACGCGAGTCCCACCCGGCCTATCACTCCACCGGTCGTTCCGCGGCGCTTTACACCGCCGCCTATGGCACGCCACAAGTTCGCGCGCTGACCCAGGCCAGCCGGGATTTCTTCGACGCCCCACCCGCCGGCTTCTGCGAACACCCGTTGCTGACCCCGCGTGGCGAAATGACCGTGGACTTCACCGGCGATCCGGCCGAACTGAAAAACCAGTACCTGAGCGCCAAGGCCACGGTGCCTGAAATGCAATTGCTCAGCGCCGAAGAGGCCTGTGTGCGCCTGCCGATTCTGCGCCGGGAAAAAGTCCACGGTGCGATCTACGATCCGACCGCCAGCGACATCGACACCGATGCCCTGCACCAGGGCTACCTGCGCGGTATCCGGCGCAATCAAGGTGAAGTTCATACCGACGCCGAAGTCCTGAGCCTGACCCGTGATGCCGCAGGCCTGTGGCAGGTACAAACCCAGGGGCAGACTTTCAGCGCACCGGTGATCATCAACGCCGCCGGCGCCTGGGCCGACAAGATCGGCGAAATGGCCGGTGCCCGGCCACTGGGCCTGCAACCCAAACGCCGCGCGGCGTTCATCTTCGCCGGCCCCGAGGGTGTGGACATCCACCATTGGCCGATGCTGGTCAGCCTCGACGAATCCTTCTACATGAAACCCGACGCCGGGATGTTCCTCGGCTCGCCGGCCAACGCCGACCCGGTCGAACCCCACGACGTGCAACCCGAAGAACTGGACATTGCCATGGGCATCTACCAGATCGAGGAAGCCACCACGCTGACCATCCGCCGCCCGACCCGAACCTGGGCCGGCCTGCGCAGTTTCGTCAGCGATGGCGACTTGCTGTCCGGTTTCGATTCGCAGGTGCCGGGGTTGTTTTGGGTGGCGGCACAAGGCGGCTACGGCATCCAGACCTCGCCGGCCATGGGTCAGGCCAGTGCCGCGCTGGTTCGCGGTGAACCCCTGCCCGAACCCCTCACCCGTTTCGGCCTGAATGCCGGGATGCTGTCCCCTGCCCGTCTGGGCTGA